DNA from Triticum aestivum cultivar Chinese Spring chromosome 7D, IWGSC CS RefSeq v2.1, whole genome shotgun sequence:
CAGCATGAGTATATAGTTGGTTTCCGGCGAGTATACCTCCCCTTCCTTGTTCCTGGAGGTGTGCACCACCTTGACACGGGGGAAGTAGTCGAGGGCTACCGACTGCTTGATGACAGAGAAGGTGGCTGAGATCAGCGATTGACTTGCCACGATCGCTGCCAGCGTCGCAATGACAAACATGGGCCAGTACACGGGACGCGGCACAAACTTGTAGAACCCGTCGCTGAAGTCATTGACGTTGTTGATCAGGTACGCCGTCTGCCCAGCGTAAGTGAGCACGAGGGAGGGGTATATGCTGGTGAGGAACGCGATCTGGATAGACCTCTTGCTAAAGTGTCCAAGATCCGCAAACATGGCCTCGGCACCTGCATGAATCAAAACGGTAAGTCTGTCAATGGAGGACATTACAACGGACTGTGAACACAGAGAAAAGCTTAATGTACATGCCCGTGATGCAGAGAACGGTCCCACCGAGCAGCTGCCAGCCCCTTTTCTGGTTGGTGATGAAGAACATAACGATGTAGTGTGGCGACAAGGCCTTGAAGATGCCAGGGTAATAGCGCCAGATGCTGTAGATGCCGATGATCGGTGTGGTGAACGTCCACACTGCCATGATCGGTGAGAATATGAAACTCACTTTGGACGTGCCGTACTTCTGTAGCAGGAAAAGCCCAATGAGGATCGCCGCAGACAGTGCCTCCACCACAGCTGTAAAAATTAATTTAATTCCAGACACACAATTAAGCACGATCTTGTCCCAAACTCCCAACTAAGATATCCACTACTACGGACTAACTGCATACGTTTACTGACGGATGGGAAAGGGCCTCTCAGTCCATCTATTGCAGACAAGACTGAAATAGCAGGTGTGAGAATGCCATCTCCAATTAGCATACACATGCCCAATATAGCAGTGAGGAGCAGCAGCCTCCTAGCGACAATGCTGCGCTCGATGAATCTCCTCAGCCTGCTTGGCCTTCTGGTCACAGCAGGGTGAGTCGAGACCAGATCCTCTTCTTCAATGTAAATCTTTTTGGACGGGAGGATGCCAATGTTGGCATGCTGGCACAGCAGAGAATACATGGCAAATGTGCCACCTGCATGAGAAAAATAACTCCGATCAAGTTGAAAATCAAGAAATATATGGTCTGGTTTATCTACCGTTGACAGCTTGGGAGAATCTCTGGTTAATTCTATCACCTTCACCATGATCATCAGCATTCAGAGCTATGCATATGTACTTGATGACACCGATCAGGGTCAGGGTCCAGAACATGATGCTGTATATCCCGAGGTAGTCTTCCTCAGTGGGATTGGTCAGATTCATCGACGGATAAACATAGAGAGGTGAAGTGACGAGGCCACCGAAGACAACACCCAGAGTCTTGTAAGCTAGGACCAGATCTTGGTAGAACCCCTTCTTCTGCAGGAAAGACAGATTTAAACCGAGTGGTGTGAAGGCATACAATTATTAATGATTACTGTTTTAAATGAACAAATTAATCACTAAAAAGGGGAACAAATTAACTTGTATCGTATTGCTGTCTCACAATCACATACCTTGTCATCTCTTCCCACTTCAACGTCCATTGAGACTGTTGCCATTTCAATCTGTGTGGGACAGCAGAGCTTGGATGAATCCTTGGAACCTTGgccctcagaagcagtccggcccacggataacaaTGTTGAGAGGTTGCAGTACTTATAGAACATAGAGATAGAGAACACGAGCCTCCATAGCTCCcctaaaaaggaagaaaaaaaacagaacagGGGTAGAGGCGGGGCCTGCAAATTCCCCAGCCAAAATATGCCCCCACCAGCAGATGCCACAAGCCCCACTGCTTCACTAGTAGCTAAAAGCTGGAGTATATTTTAGTTTTTAGTTACAGCATATTGCTATGAAGAGGATGTCAAACCCTGCTTTGGAGCTTCTAAAATGCACCTGAGAATTGAAGTCTTGCATTCTCGGTGTCGTTCACGATGTATATGAAGATTAGATCTATAGTATATTACCTCGCGGCTCAAATCTGCCTGTGCACACCTCCTTAGGTTGTCTCGACATAACCTGGCCATGAGGAGTATGAAGATCAAGGATCGATACAACATGCATCCACCAACTCATCCAAGAAAATTATATATTAATGATAACAATCAAGGTAGATTGATCATAATCATGTTGTATGACTCATAGTGGTCTTTAGAAAAACATAGTGCAATCATGTTGTAGCTTATGCAATCCAAAAGAGAGACTTATACTTCATCATAGCAGTAGAATATATGGTTAGAAGCAATAGCTATTGGCCCATGGTGGGTTCCTGAAACTCTTCAGCAATCCCATCCTCTTTTTATCCCCTGCTAGATCATTTTCTTCAAGCACGATCATTTTGATCcagacttgtttttctttttattttctccaAATATAAGAACACGTCTCTGATTATTTTGCCAAAGGGATTGACAGCTGACAGGCCTTGTATTAAAGCAGGTGACTGAACTGACTGCAAAGCACTAACACAAAAATCCTAGAGGATAAATGCGAAAGCATTTGTTGGGACACTTGTCAGTTCATCATTGCTCACCCCACATGTGCAACACGAGCAAGACAATGAGCATCGTTAATTCGTTGTTGACATAAAAAAGGGTTTTTTCCTATGGGGATAAAAAAACTCGCACGTCGCATATAAACACCTATAGCATCATTTTTCCTCTTAGATGTGATATTGTTGCTTAATGGTGGAATAAAGTGACCACACTAACACTGGCAAAGATatgttaaaaaatatagatatgatTCCAGACCTATTTTGCACAGGCGAATATATATTCTTTGCCATTGCTAGGTGCTACACCCAACTTCATACGCTGGTTCTATCACACCAAAAGTAGCATATCTTCCGAGAACAAGCAATACCTAAACTGGCTGTCCACTGTGATTTGTGGAAATTGAAAACCTGTGACACCATATTGCCTCATTGCAAATTTGCAATGCACCAAAAGCTGAAAACAGATGGGTAACGCCCTTGTGcccacaatgatggagatcaatgtAAGCACCCACAATTGAAAAGTTAAAAGATGATTCTTCTTTCAACTCTTTTTGCTCTGAGTTCATACTTTGATCAGGAAGCCCACACGTACAGATTCATGCCGATCAACTCACGAGTGCAGAGTGGGCAGAATTGCCAATTTCCGGTGCATTTTGATATAGTTCATCAGATTAAATCATAAAAATTTGAGAAATACAATCTTTAAGTGGCAACAATTCTGGACTCGAAACAAAGATCCGTTAGCCTGGTTTACAACAATGAAGAACATAAGTGGTCCATATTACAGGACAGAGCACCATACTGTAACTTCAGCAAAGAGGAGAAGGGTTTCACACATGTCGTACATCAGATTTTTACGACAGAATCGCAAAAAGACATATCCCTGTATTCCATGGTTGCTTATAGCCACATAAACAGACGGTTAACATATGGAAGATAGACAGTGATGCAAGTGCTTTCGTGACAAACCTGCAGCGTCTGCTTACAAGTATAGCATTTGGGATGTGCTTCTGCAGTTCCTCAGTTAGATCCTTTGGGTGCGCACTCCTTGGGACAGCTGTTGAAGGTCCTGCTGATGCGTTAGTATGTTAGAAAAAACAACATATTAAGGTTAAGAAGAAACAAGGAAACATCTCATTCCAGCTATCAGGTTTTATGGTGACAAGTTCACTACTAGTCCTATTACAGTCTTACAGATATCATTTGTTGGTTTAAAATGGCAATGAGAATGAATAATATTTCAAAATTTAGAAGAATGGGGCAAGTTTCATCCATCAGTGAACCCAATTAAGGAGTGTACAGAAGTTATGTACATGAGGGGGCGGGGATGGGGACTGTATGTCAATTGATATACTATGATAAAAAAAACTGGGGAACAAAACAGGGATCACAGAAATCAGTCTATAATAGTACAAACACAACATAAATTAAGGGAAATACCTCACAACTATAATTTTCAGTCATGACAGATTCTTTTATCAGTAGCGAGCCTCTGAAGATGGCTTGGACCACGGGTGAGTCAGTAGCTAGCCTCTGAAGGACCACTTGGTACCTGCCCTAGCGTAATCAAGCATAGCATCAACAAACATACAGACACCCTGTTTTAGCAAGGCATCAATGAGAAATCCATGAGTCATACTGAACCATATATGGCTGAGCAAATCAATTTACCCCTAGTTGGTTAAACGAACTGGTTAAAAACTAATCAATCCTCAACACCACGTGGTGGAGCTAACGAATTGACCAAACACAAGGTGAAAATAATAGTACTATCTCCAATCCATAATAAGTGTTCAAAgccgagacacttattttggatcagagCGAGTAGCAACAATCAAGGTTTTGGATTCCGAATGGATGGATTttctcgtgtgtgtgtgtggggggggggggggggggggggggggggggggggggggcgagattCTCGGCTACCACGGTAACCGAGAAATACCGAATATATTTCGGACGAAATTTATtattgaattttgaattcaaattcttttagcCTCAATATAGATAGCTATTGAATAGGTATTGGTCACAGAAGTGGTAGTATCTACACGCCGTAGGTAAAGAGGTCGCGACTTCGACTCCTGGGTATGTAGTGTAGTCTATCTTTtttcatgtattttgcaaaataaacaaaaaaaaggATATGCGCCAATAAGGACTCGAACATGCGTTGCCCTGATGACGGAAGTACATAGTTACCACCACGCCACAGCTAACACTGGCTATATTCTTGAGATGTCAGTGTATACTAGTAAAGGTCCAAAGGTAAAAAATCACATATTTCGGGATTTTTTGCTCGGAATTTGACTTTCTCGTGGGGCGGCGAGAATCTCGGTAACCGCGCGGTAACCGTTTTTTTCGGGCGGTACCGAAAACCATGATCCCATGCACACCTATTAGGTAGATGCCCACAATCTCATGGACAGCTTGGCTCTATTATCTTTTGCTGGTGAGGAGTGCAATGCTCCCTTTTCCAGGTAGAGTATGCATATTGGAAGAAAATTTGCAAATGTGTGTTGAGTATGACCGCCTTCTAATATGGAGCAGCATCAGTCCACATGACAAACCACGAACATGCAAGAATTTGTAGTTATGACAACCAAGTGCCAGCCATCCACCAGACACATTTGTAACTAATTATGGAGTGTCCCACCAAGGAGATTATGCTTTGTGGACCCATCCGCACATTGCAACTGCAATAGAAATATATGCATGTATGTGAACCGGGATAGGTTAGATAAATCATCTCAACTCGTTCTAGTGCCTCTAGTGAAGGAGGAACCAAGGATCGCTTGGAAAGTATCGGACCACCTAGAGATCACACGACAACCACATGCCGCTGAGCTGCATGGGATTACGTAGTGGTGTAGCCACATCCTAGCAAACCCGATCTGCTGCGGGGCACTGACGACGACAATGCTCAACTGAAGATATTGaaaggcccaaagatttagtttaCATTTACGTGGAATGAAACTACTCAGATGTGGTTGCAATGAAGCTGGTACACGCTCAGCCAACAAACTGGCTCCGGCAATGGGATTAGGATGTATCGGGAATTATGCCCAGCCTTGAGATTTGCTGTAATCAGTGACTTGAGGCACCCAGGATGCATTCAGCCCTTTCCCAAGATCAGTGATTTAGAGTGGTATGACATCATGCTACTTATGCTCTTCGGTGGTACTGATAATTCGTGCCGTCATGAGCAGTCACGCAGACAGTCACGAACCCATCTTATGACTCAAAAGTTCCTGTTGTCTGCTCCTAGTCCTTGTCTCCTTGATCGGCCCCTGGTTGAATGGACTGTTTTTGCAACAGATAGAGTTAGCTATACTTAATTCGATGCAGGTTTGGTTCAGAGCAAAAACATTGTTTGGCTTAATTGTCAGCAAATATTAGACATTCAATGGACGTTGGCCATAGCAATACCAAACAATCTGGATAACTTAAACGACTAATGAAGCTTAGCTATCATTGCAAATATTAGATCAGTTCATCAAGGCAGGTTCAGATTGGCTCCTAGCTTTCCTAGCAAAATTGAAAGTTCAAATGGTGGTTCAAACTCATGTTGCTTTTTTAGAGGGCTTCGTATATTCAAAATGATGGCATTTTTGCTAAAGGTAGTGCACCATTCCCTCTCCTTTCTTAAATCCTATTTGGAGAACCTTAATGATGCCCCTGTTTGTGTTTTGACAGCTGACAACAAAGGGTAAATAGAAAGCTCAACCATAGCCTATTCCTGTTGCTGTTTCGACCAGTAGAAATCCATCCAGCTGAACTCCACCCCAGGAGATTACATTGGGTTAAATGTTGACGCGAGTGTTAATCCTGCTGTCGGTGTTCTTAGCCTGGGTGCTATTGCCCGATATTCGTGGCTCGATCCTCTTCTCGGCCAGGAACAGCTAACTGTTATGCCATCATGTTGATGAGGCTGAGGCGTTGGCGTGTGCGTTCGGGCCCTGTGTCCTTATATTCTCACGCGACTGATCATCTGATCTACGGTCTGATAGCTATGTGATTGTTAGTGTCATCACCATGTTACAAATACCTGACTCTGGAAATCAGAGACTTATGCTCCAGTTTCCACTCTACAAAAAGTACTGAGAATTGATCAATGCTATAGAGAAGTAGCGCCGACCTTAAAATACGCTATTATCATGCTATACCACCGTATAGTGTGCTATTAGAGAGACATGGTACACTGATTTATTTAACGAGACAATTCTCAACGCGCTATAGCATTGCAATTAGCGGTGTTATAGCGCTTTTTTCAGTGGGATTGATTGATTAGGGTCTGTCATTTTGCGTCATAATGTCATGTACAGGTTGAATGACGTTACCCCTAGGTGGAAGCAGATACAAACAAGTGGTAGCTAAGTAACGTTGAGGGAGAATAAGCATAAACTCTAATTTCTATTCAGGTGTTGATTACACAGCGTTCTGGAGCTGATCCCTAGCACACATCGTTTTAGATGCCCAGAGTCTCATGCACAGCTTGACTTGCAATGCTCCCGTTTGCAGGTCGAGTATGCGTATTGGAAGGGAATTTCCAAATGTATGTTAAGCATTTTCGGCTTCTAATACGGAGTAGCATCAGTTCACATGACTGGCAATAAATATTCAAGAGCTCTCCACACCTGACCGGTAATTTGATTTTTCTGCTGAAATAGACAATTTTACTTGTGATTTTGTGAACATAGAAGCTCTACATCAGACAATTGAACTCATATGAATCACACTAATGTAAACATGATGTACCCACTGAACATGTCTGTATGAGTAGTGATGTGAAGCAACCATCCACCAAACATATTTGGAACTAATTATGGAGGGGCCCACAGAAGATATTATGCTTTCTGGACCCATCCCCACATTGCAACAGCAATGGAAATATATGTAGGTGACCGAGGATAGGTTGGATAAATCATCGGCCCATAAGCCTTCTCAGTTCGTTCTAGTGCCTCTACTGAAGGAGGAACCAAGCATTGATTTTTTTTAAAGTATCCAACCACCTAGAGATCGCACGACAACCCCAGGCTGCTAGGTGCTAGCTGCATGGGATTGGGTAGTGGTGTAGCCACATCCTAGCAAACCCGGGATGCTGTCGGGCTTTAACAACAATGATCAAGTGAAGCTATTG
Protein-coding regions in this window:
- the LOC123171196 gene encoding probable potassium transporter 4 → MFYKYCNLSTLLSVGRTASEGQGSKDSSKLCCPTQIEMATVSMDVEVGRDDKKKGFYQDLVLAYKTLGVVFGGLVTSPLYVYPSMNLTNPTEEDYLGIYSIMFWTLTLIGVIKYICIALNADDHGEGGTFAMYSLLCQHANIGILPSKKIYIEEEDLVSTHPAVTRRPSRLRRFIERSIVARRLLLLTAILGMCMLIGDGILTPAISVLSAIDGLRGPFPSVSKPVVEALSAAILIGLFLLQKYGTSKVSFIFSPIMAVWTFTTPIIGIYSIWRYYPGIFKALSPHYIVMFFITNQKRGWQLLGGTVLCITGAEAMFADLGHFSKRSIQIAFLTSIYPSLVLTYAGQTAYLINNVNDFSDGFYKFVPRPVYWPMFVIATLAAIVASQSLISATFSVIKQSVALDYFPRVKVVHTSRNKEGEVYSPETNYILMLFCVGAILGFGDGKNIGNAFGVVVIMVMLITTILLSLVMLIIWDTHVVLVALYFVPFLILEGTYVSAVCTKILKGGWMPFAVSLLLALIMFGWYYGRQRKAEYEMANKVTLERLGELLAGPDVHRIPGLCFFYSNMQDWLTPVLAHYIRNLRSLHKVTIFLTLRYLLVAKVDAKDRVAIRRLGPNGVYGCTIQYGYADPLDSEEDELTGLVVGALRDYITEEEEEVALLEEAREAGVVHVRGKMRFHIGKDTGFFDRILLGFYEFLHSTCRSALPALGIPLQQRVEIGMLYKA